The DNA window AGGTCGCGATGACCACTCCCGTCTTCATGGAACCGGACGCGGGCAAAACGCCAGGCCAAATGGGCTTCGTCATTCCCAAGAAGATCGCGGAGCAAGGAGCGCCGACGCCCAAGGGCGAAAATGTCCGTCTGCAGAAACGGACCGGTGGTCGCTTTGCCGTGATTCGTTTCCCCGGTCGCATGACCCGTGAGACAACCGACGCCGCCGAGGCCAAATTGCGGGAGTGGATTGCCGGTCGCGGACTCGAAGCGGCAGAGAAAGCGGAATTCGCAGGTTACGATCCTCCCTGGACCCCGGGGCCGATGCGTCGCAACGAAATTTTGATCCGGCTGCTGGGAGCGGAGGAGAAAGCCTCCCCCGAGGAGGAAACACTCCCGCGCTCCGAGCCAGGCGGAACAAAGCAGGACGCCCGGGATTGATGAGACTGCGTCGGCAACCGGCTGCCGAAATCCAATCACTCCCCCAGCACTTTCGCGTCCCGGCTTCCCCGTGGCTTTGGGCGGGCGCCGAGCAGAGAGAAAGATCCCGCGCTGTCGACCGCCAGTCTCTGCTGTCATTCGAACGCGCTTCTCGAGCGTCCCATGGCTGAACAATGCTCATCGCCGAGTCGAACGGTTGTCGTCGCCGGGCCGGCGCCGCGGCGCCTGCATTCCTCCGGCTCAAAAGCCGGGCGATTACGGCCCGAACAAACGGTCGCCCTGGGCGTTGGCGCTCTGCTGCTGGCAAGCGGTTTGTTGCACATGATCTGGTGGCTCGTGGAGGGAAGCTCGCTGTCCGGGCCAATCTCTTTGCGAAAGCCGATTCTCTTCGGGATTTCGGCCGGAATGACCGTCGTCTCCCTCGGCTGGTTGATGGGCAAGATGCAGCGTCGAAAGGGCGACTTTCTGCTGGTCAGCAGCCTCAGCCTGGCGATGCTGGTGGAGGTCGGGCTGATCACCATTCAGCAATGGCGAGGCGTGGCGTCGCACTTCAACCGCGAGACTCCCTTGGACGCGGTTGTGCTCGATGGGATTGAATGGCTGATCCTGTTCGCGACGATCGTCATTTGCG is part of the Lignipirellula cremea genome and encodes:
- a CDS encoding SOUL family heme-binding protein, which translates into the protein MRARKMIYLGIAVFVGAATYFGWKSTARGAYESAEYKVVETDGSFEIREYPELLLVTTRSEFAAKADDGSFMRLFRYISGSNDAEQKVAMTTPVFMEPDAGKTPGQMGFVIPKKIAEQGAPTPKGENVRLQKRTGGRFAVIRFPGRMTRETTDAAEAKLREWIAGRGLEAAEKAEFAGYDPPWTPGPMRRNEILIRLLGAEEKASPEEETLPRSEPGGTKQDARD